The window GCGTCGTCGTGATGAGCCGTGCACGGCTCGTTAAGCCTGATCGGGCAGGCTGACCCCCACATCACCGACGACGGACCGGTTTGATGCGTATTTCTTCGACGCGCCGAGGCTTTCTCGGCGGCGTAATCATTGCGCCTGCTCTGATGGGCTTTTCGAATTCCACCGATGCGGAGGGCGGCATGGGCGCCGTCGATCGTCGCGGCCCGTCGCGAGGAGCCGCCCGCGACGGGCGCTACCTGGGCGCGGCGGTGCGAATCGACCAGATCGAGGCCGAGCCCCGTCTGGCGGAGGCGGTGCTGCGCGATTGCGCCTCGCTGACGCCGGAAATCGACATGAAGTGGGATGCGCTGCAGCCTGGACCGGGCGAATGGCGCACCGGACCGGCCGACGGATTGGTCGCCTTTGCACGTCAGCATGGCCTGGCCGTGCGCGGCCACACCCTGTTGTGGGATCAAAGCACCCCGGCCTGGGTCCGAGCGCGGCTGGAGCGCGACCCTGGCGACTGGAGCCTTGTCGCCGACTATTTCAAGACGGTGCTCGGGCGTTACGGCGCCTTCGTCGACGAATGGGACGTGGTCAACGAACCCATCGATACCGGCGTGCGCGACAATTTGCGCGCGACCGTCTTCCGCAAGGCCTATGGTCCCGACTATGTCGCGCGGGCCCTGCATGAGGCTAGGGCCCATGCGCCTCATGCGCGGTTGGTCGTCAACGACTACGGGTTCGACTACGACAATCCGGTCGAGAATGCGCGCCGCGCAGCCTTCCTGCGTCTGCTTGAAGATCTCAAGGCCAGGGGCGCGCCCTTGGACGGTGTCGGCGTTCAGGCGCATCTGGATCTCGGCAAGGGACCGCTGAAGCGCGAACTGCTGGCCCCCTTCTTCAGTCGCATCGCCGATCTGGGGCTGGGCATCGCCATCACCGAGCTGGACGTCAAGGAACACGATCTTCGCGGCGATGTGGCGGAGCGCGACCGTCAGGTCGCGGATCACGTCCAGGCCTATCTCGACATCGCTCTGGAGCAGGCATCGGTGACCGGGGTGACCACATGGGGTCTCAGCGACCGCCACTCCTGGCTGCAGAAGAAGCCCGTCCGGCCGACGGCCAGTCCGGCGGGTCTGAACCGCGGCCTGCCCTATGACGGCGCCCTGACGCCGAAGCCGGTCTACTGGACCATCCAGCAGGCCATGCTCGACGCCAAGGCGTCGCCGATGCTCACGAACCGCTGACAATGGACGCCTGACCGCGACGTTCTGAGCGGATCAGCGCCTCGTTCGCATTGATCTTCTCGGTGCGCTCCCAGACCAGGCCGCCGTCGCGCATGAACATCCAGAAGCCGAGCCACAGCGGGATCAGCCACACCACCCACCAGATCATGAGGAACAGGGGGTTGACCTTCAGCATGTAGATCAGCCGGTCGGAGGTCTTGTCCAGGACCAGGGC of the Brevundimonas pondensis genome contains:
- a CDS encoding endo-1,4-beta-xylanase, with the protein product MGAVDRRGPSRGAARDGRYLGAAVRIDQIEAEPRLAEAVLRDCASLTPEIDMKWDALQPGPGEWRTGPADGLVAFARQHGLAVRGHTLLWDQSTPAWVRARLERDPGDWSLVADYFKTVLGRYGAFVDEWDVVNEPIDTGVRDNLRATVFRKAYGPDYVARALHEARAHAPHARLVVNDYGFDYDNPVENARRAAFLRLLEDLKARGAPLDGVGVQAHLDLGKGPLKRELLAPFFSRIADLGLGIAITELDVKEHDLRGDVAERDRQVADHVQAYLDIALEQASVTGVTTWGLSDRHSWLQKKPVRPTASPAGLNRGLPYDGALTPKPVYWTIQQAMLDAKASPMLTNR